Part of the Longimicrobium sp. genome, CCCCATAGGCGTTAACTTAAGGCCTTAAACTTCTTGATTTCAAGGAGTTGCATCGTCCGCTTTCGGGGTGGCTCTCGGAGCCTACGCCGTACTTCGCGTCCCCGCTCCAGCAGCACGCTGGGCAGGCAGGGGAGCGCGACCACGGCTAGGAACGCGTCGCACGCTTCGCGGAACTCTCGCCAGCGACTCCCTGGCCCCTCCGAGAGGGAACCCCCAGGGGGAAAAAAGACGAGATTCCTCGCCGAGTCTCTCGATCAGTAGCACCGCCAGCAGCTTTGCATAGATCCAACTTCGCACCGCTTCCGCATCCTGGTTCGGAGCGCTGCCTGCGTCGAAGAGCGACTTCAGGCGCTTGAAGCCGAGCTCCACCTGCCAGCGCGCACGGTAGAGCTCCAAGATCTCGGTCGCGGAGAGATCATCCAGCCCGGGAGTCGCCAGTACGAAGATGTACTCCGACAGCTCGAGTGTCTCCTCGCGGACCGTCCTCCCCTTCTTGCGCGCCGTCTTAAGCAGACGCTCCTTCGCCTGCTGGGCCGCGCTGGCGCTCTTTCGGACGGCGCAGAGGCGCGCGTCGTACTCTTTGCCACCGGCCTCGAAGCGTACTGGCCACGAGCCCGGCACGTGCTCCACGAGCGAGCGCATCGCGGCGAGGAGGTCCAGCCGCTCACCTTTGGAGCTTAGCAGAGGAAAGCTGTTGGAGTTGAGCCGCACGACCACGTCTCCGCCGCGCTCCAGCACGTACGCCACGCCCTCGCGGTGACAGTATCCGCGGTCTCCCAGGATGATGTCTCCGAGCTCGACCGGAACCCGCATGTACGTCTCCCCGCCCGTGGAATCCGTGACTTCGGCGAAGTCGCACGTAAGGGTCGGCAGGCCCAGCACGTAGTGGAGCCGCCAGTCCGCAACGCCGCTCCCCGACACCCGCACGTGCGTCGCGTCAACAATCCGCAGCCGCCGCCCGGCGGGAACCGCATCAAGGGACGGCCGCCGCGCTCCCTCGGCAAACACCGCCTCGGCAAGCGCCCGCAGCCACGGACCTGCGCTCCGCATGCGCTTCATCAGCGCCACACTGGAGATCCTGGCCAAGCCCGCGGTCGCCGCCCTCGCGGATGCGTGCTGCAGAGACAGGCCCGAAGCCGCGTAGAGGAAGACCAAGCGGAGAAGCACGTCCGCATCGGCGACCTGACGGGCTCGTCGGAGAGCGCCCGTTGAGCGGGCGAGTTCTCGCCAGTTGTCGGGAAGGAAGCGGGTGATCACCGCCCACTCTTCCGCAAGGATGTCGGCTCTCATGGAATCCACGATAAGCCGGCTCGTTGCCACGTGCAAGCCTTAAGTTAACGCGTATGGGCTTCAGCCCCCGGCGATGCCCGGGCGCCTGCGATGCGGGCGCCGGTCCCCCTCCCGCCTCCCCAAACCTGCGAAGGCAGGTTTCCCGCGGTTGTTGCAGCGGTTTCAACCGCCGGGTGGCACCAACCCGACCACCGCCCCCGCCTTCGGCGGCCCCGCGATCGGCAGCGAAATGCGAAACCGCGTCTCGCCGGGGCGCGAATCCACGCGGATGGTGCCGCCGTGGCGGCGGTGCACGATGCGGCGCACGATGTCCAGCCCCAGCCCGCTTCCCTCACCCACGCCCTTGGTGGTGAAGAACGGCTCCCAGATGCGGGTCCTCAGCTCCTGCGGGATGCCGGGTCCGTCGTCGGCGATCTCCACCGTGGCGTGGTCGCCGTCCCGCGCGGTCCGCACGACGAGGCGGCCCGCGCCCTTCATGGCATCCACCGCGTTGTCGATCAGGTTGGTCCACACCTGGTTCAGCTCACCCGGGTAGACGCAGACGCGCGGGAGGGTCCTGTCGTACTCGCGCACCACCTCGATGCCCCGCTTCAGCTTGTGGTGGAGGAGGGTGAGCGTGCTCTCCAGGCCGGCGTGCAGATCCACCTCCTGCAGCTCGGGCGCCTGGTCCAGGTGCGAGTACTCCTTGATGGAGTGCACCAGGAAGGAGATGCGGTCGGCGCTCTGCACCACCTCGCGCAGGAGGGCGGCGGCGGCGAGCGTGGAGGCCAGCCACTGCACCGTGTCGCCCAGCCGCTCGGCTCCCATCCCCTCAGCCACCTCCTCCAGCCGGGCAGGCGACACTCCGCCCTCCACCAGCGTCGGCGCCAGCTTCCATGCCTCGGCCACGCCGTGGTCCTCCAGCCAGTCCGCAACCTCGTCCTCCAGCCCGCTCCGCTCCAACGGCCGCATGGGGGCGGCGGTGGCGCAGTAGGCGCGGGACTCGGTGTGGAGGCGGTCCAGGAGCGCCTGCTGCTCCGGCGCGAGCGGGTGCTCGTGGAGGCGCAGGGCGGCGCACTGTGCATCGTCCACCGTCTCGTCCAGCTGGGCGGCGGCGCGGCGCACGGCGGCGGCGGGGTTGTTGAGCTCGTGCGCCAGGCCGGCCGCCATCCTCCCCAGCGCGGCCAGCTTCTCCTGCTGGCGGAGCTCCGAGTCCACCTCCTGCACGCGCCCGGCGAGCGCGGGGAGCACCGTCTCGGCCACCGGCGCGCAGCTCACGATCAGCTCGCGCAGGCGGGGGACGGGTATGCGCAGCGCCTCCACATCCCCCACCGCCGTGCCCGTGGCGATGGCGGGGCCGCCGGAGAGGATGGAGAGCTCGCCGCTGAACTCGCCCACCTGGTGGAGGGCCAGGAGCAGCTCCTCGCCCCCCGCCGTCTTGGTGATGCGCACCTCGCCGGCCAGCACCACGAAAAGGTACTGATGCGCGTCGCCCTGCTCGAACAGCCGCGCGCCGGGCGGAAAGGTGACGCGCTCGCCGTAATCGGACAGCATCTCCAGCTGCTCGGGGGTGAAGCGCGGAAAGAGGCGCCGCTCCTCCGGGTCGTGCAGCATCGCCCGGCCGCTCCCCGCGGGGGGCGATGCATCGGTGGGGGCGGTCACTCCTCCCCCGGGCCGCGCAGGGGGAGGCGCACGCGGAAGCAGGTGTCGCCGGGACGGCTCTCCACCCCCACGTCGCCGCGGTGCTGCCGCACGACGATGCGGCGCACGATGTCCAGCCCCAGGCCGGAGCCTTCGCCCACGTCCTTGGTGGTGAAGAACGGCTCCCAGATGCGCTCCTGGATCTCGGGCGGGATGCCGGGGCCGTCGTCGCGGATCTCCACGATGGCGTCGCCGCCGCGGTGCACCGTGCGGATGGTGATGCGTCCGCCAGGGGCCACGGCGTCCAGCGCGTTGTCCAGCAGGTTGGTCCACACCTGGTTCAGCTCGCCCGCGTTCGCCCACACGCGCGGGAGCGACGCGTCGTAGTCGCGCTCCACCCGCGCGCGCCGCTCGCCCGTCTTGTACGCCAGCATGGTGAGCGTGCTCTCCAGCCCCTCGTGCAGGTCGGTCTCGGTGCGGGCCTGCGACTCGTCCATGTGCGAGTAGCTCTTGACCGACGCCACCAGTCCGGAGATGCGGATGGCGGCGTCCTCCATCTCGCGCAGCAGCAGCTCCGCCTCCAGCCCGCCGCCCAGCCACGCCACGGCGTCGCGCACCGCCTTTTCGGGAAGGGATGCGGCCAGCTCCTCCAGCTCCGCCGTCCCCATCCCGCTGGCCACAAAGGTCACCGCGAGCGTCCACGCCTCGGGGACGCCGCGGTCCTCGAGCCAGGCGCCGACCTCCTCCTCGCGCTCGCTGGCCTGCAGCGGAGCCAGCCGCTCGGCGGGGCCGGAGGTCATGGTGCGCGTGAGGAGCGCGGCCAGCGAGGAGAACTGCACGACGCCCAGGTTGCACCCCGCCAGGTTCACCGTGCGCTCGGGCAGCACGCGCAGCCGCTCGCGCATGTGCGAGGTGGCCCTGCGCAGCGCCGCGGCGGGGTTGTTCATCTCGTGCGCCAGCCCCGCGGAGAGCCTCCCCAGCGCCATCAGCTTCTCGCGTTGCTGCTCGGCCCGCGTCGTCTCGCGCACCCGGTCGGTGAGGGCGCCGATCAGCCGCGCCTCCAGCACGGGCACGCGGCGCAGCATTTCCGGGAAGTGCTCGCGAGCGATGCGGGCGGCGCGCGTGTGCGCCAGCGCCCGCACGGTGCCCACGTAGTGCGTCATCCGGCTGAAGGGGAGGAGCCCGGTGACGTCGCCCGCCTGCCTCGTGACCAGGCGCGCGTCCGCCATCCCCTCCTGCCCGTACTGGATCTCTCCGTCGAGGATGATGAACATCGACTCCGCCGGGGCCCCCTGCGGCGCGATGGCCTGCCCCGGCGCGTACTCCCGCTCCTCCGCGATGGAGGCGAGGTAGTCGAGCTCCTCCTCGGCCAGGTCGGCCAGCAGGGGGACGGTGCGCAGGTCGTCGGGGCGGATCACAGCTCGGCCAGGTAGCGGTGGATGAACTGCACGGCGATCGCGCCCTCGCCCACGCCCGATGCGACGCGCTTGACCGAGTTGGCGCGCACGTCGCCCGCCACGAAGATCCCCGGCACGCTCGCCTCCATCAGGAAAGGGTCGCGCTCCAGCTGCCACCCGCGGGGCCTGCCGCGCCCGTCCGCGGGCAGGTCCGGGCCGGTGAGGATGAAGCCGTTGCGGTCGCGCGCCACCACGCCCTCCAGCCACTCGGTATGCGGCGCGGCGCCGATGAAGATGAAGAGCCCCGCGGCCTCCACCTGCTCGCACTCGCCCGTCTCCGCGTTGCGCAGCGTGAGCCGCTCCAGGTGGTCGTGCCCCACGATCTCCTCCACGGTGGTGTGGGGGAGGATGCGGATGTTGGGCGTCTCGCCGATCTGGTCGACCAGGTACTGGCTCATGGTGGCGGCCAGCCCCGCGCCGCGCACCACGATGCAGACCTGGCGCGCGTAGTTGGAGAAGTACATCGCCGCCTGCCCGGCCGAATTGCCGCCGCCCACCACGTAGACGTCCTCGCCGCGGTACGCCGCCGCCTCGGTGGCCGCCGCGCCGTAGTAGACGCCGCGCCCGGAGAGCTCGTCGCACCCCGGCACGTCCAGCTTGCGGTACGACACGCCGCTGGCGATGAGGAGCGCGTGGCAGGCGATCTCGCTGCCGTCCGCAAGGATCACCTGGCGGTAGGGCCCGTCCACGCGCACGCCGGCCACGCTCTGCGGCGCCAGGATCTCCGCGCCGAACTTGCGGGCCTGCATCACCGCCCGCCGCGTGAGGTCCGCGCCGCTGAGCCCGGCGGGGAAGCCGAGGTAGTTCTCGATGCGCGAGCTCTGCCCCGCCTGGCCGCCGGGCGCCTCGCGCTCCAGCATCACCGTCTTGAGCCCCTCGCTGGCGCCGTACACCGCCGCCGCCAGCCCCGCCGGCCCGGCGCCGACGATGGCCAGCTCGTAGAACTTCTTCTCCGCGCGCGTGCGCAGCCCCACCGCCTCGGCCACCGTGGCGAGGTCGGTGTGCTCCAGCACGCGCCCATCCTCCAGCACCACGGCGGGGAGCGCGGTGTCGGGAGCGAGCCCCGCCTCCAGAAGCGCGGCGGCGGGGTCAGGCTGCGCCTCCAGGTCCGTCCAGCGGTAGGGGATCTGGTGGCGGGCCAGGAAGTCGCGCAGCGCGTGCGCCTCCGGGTTCCAGCGGTGCCCCAGCACGCGGATCCCCTCGAAGCCCGGCCGGTACCCCGCCTGCCAGTCCTCCATGAGGTCGTCGAGCATGGGGTACAGCGACTCCTCGGGCGGGTCCCACGGCTTCAGCAGGTAGTAGTCGATGTGGGCGCGGTTGATGGCGCGGATCGCCGCCTCCGTGTCCGCGTACGCCGTGAGCAGGGCGCGCTTGGCGTCCGGGAAGAGCTTGGCCGCCTCCTCCAGGAACTCGACGCCGGTCATGCGCGGCATGCGCTGGTCCACCAGGAAGAGCGCCAGCGGCTCGTTCTTGCGCTTCAGCTCGCGCACCGCGTCCAGCGCGACGGCGCCGGCCTCGGCCCTCACGATGCGGTAGCGCTCGCCGTAGCGCCTGCGCAGGTCGCGGGAGACGGCCTGGAGCACCTCCGGGTCGTCGTCCACCGCCAGCATCACCGGCTTTGCCATTCTTCGTACTCCTTGATTCGAAAGAACTGCCTGGCCTCACACAGAGACACAGAGACACAGAGAAGGAAGCAGAGAGACACCTCCCGCTTTTCTCTCTGTGCCTCCGTGTCTCTGTGTGAGATGCTGTTTCGTTGCATCAGGTAGCGACCGCGATCGCCGCCGGCTCCTCGGCGGGGAGGAGGTGGGCGATGGAGTTGGCGTAGTAGCGCAGCACGGCCTCCTCGCCGGGCGCGGGGCGAAAGAGGCCGTCCGCGTCCTCGGTGACCAGGTGGCGCAGGGTGAGCATGCGCAGTCCCACGGTCACGGCGTAGTCCAGGTCGCGGCGCGGGACGTAGACGCGTGCGCCCGCGGCCTCCGCGCTCTGCGCCAGCGCGTGCACGCCGGCCTTGAGCTCCAGCTCGCTCAGCGGCCCCGCGCCGCGCAGGAAGACGGTGGCCGCCAGCGAGACGGGAAGGACCGGGATGGCCGCGCCGACGGCGCGCATCAGCTCGGCGCCGAGCTCCTCCACCACGGCGTGCCGCTCGTCGCCGTGCAGCGCGCGCGGGTCGATGCCGCGCGCCTCGCAGTGGGCCCGCATGGAGACCGGCGTCCCGAAGCAGGCGCAGGCGTAGCCGAAGCGGTGCCAGCGGTTGCGCGCCATCAGCCACAGGTTGCGCCGCACGAACGCCAGCGAATTGCGCGCCGCCTCCCAGCGCCCCGGCTTCGGCCGACCGGGGAGCACGTCGGCCAGCAGGGTGCGGTCCTCCAGCACGCGGTCGTAGTTGAGGCCCACCGGCACGAACACCAGGTCGCGCTCGCCGTGCGGATCGAAGGCGCGCAGGATGTAGTCCAGCAGCCCCAGCTTGGGCGGGCGCAGGGCACCGTCGCGGCTCAGCCCGCCCTCCGGGTACACGGCCTGGGTGACGCCGGCCTGTGTCGCCATGAAAACGTAGCGCTCCAGGACGCGCCGGTACAGCGCGTTGCCCGAGCCGCGGCGCACGAAGTAGGCGCCCATCGAGCGGATCAGCATGTGGAGCGGCCAGATGCGCGCCCACTCCCCCACCGCGTACGACAGCGCCGCCCGGTCGGAGGCCAGGTAGCCGACGAGCACGTAGTCCATGTTGCTGCGGTGGTTCATCACGAACACCACCGTGCTGCCGCGGGGGATGCCGGCCAGCCCCACCTCGTCGCTCCACCCCAGCCGCACGCGGTAGAGGAAGCGCGCCACGCGCCGCGCCATCCAGTACCCCACGCGGAAGTACAGGTACGCGTTGAAGGAGGGGACGATCTCGCGCGCGTACCGCTCCACCTTTGCCATCACGACCTCGCGTGGCATGCGGTGCTCGCGGGCGTGGGCCTCCGCCGCCTCCACCACGCGCGCGTCGTACACCAGCCGGTCGATCAGCACCTGGCGCTTGGTGAGCTTGAAGGGCGGGATCTCGAAGGGTAGCCTCGTGTTCAGCTCCTCAATCACCCGGTTTGTCCGCTGCCGCACCAGCCAGCGGACGCTGGGCACCATCAGCCTGTCCAGCGCCGCCCACGCGGCGAGCAGGAAGAGGAGGATGGCGGCCCAGAGGGGGAGGGTGATGGGGCGGTCCACGGGGAAGTGCGTGAGTGCGTGAGGGGCCGGCGGTTGAAACCGCTGCAACAACCGCGGGAAACCTGCCTTCGCAGGTTTGGGGCGGTGGGGGGGCGGCGCCCGCGTCGCCGGCGCCCGGGCATCGCCGGGGGATAAATCCCCCGGCTGGAACCACGCGAAGACGGCTGAAGCCGTCTCGTGCGCGGAGTTCTCCCCCTCACCCGCCCTGCGCCCCCGCAGGCGGGGGAGGGGGCCGGGGGGAGGGGGCCCACCACGCACCCCAAGCCCCCTCTCTCGATAACAGAGGGCGGAGCCCTCTCCTGTTATCGGGAGAGGGGGCAGTCGAGTGTAACGAGACGGGGGTGAGGGCCCCTCACGGCAGCCGCATCACCACCCGGTACGCCTGGGTCAGGTCGCGGCGGAAGGCGTCGGCGCAGCCCCAGAGGTAGATGCGGAAGACGCGGTACAGGCGCGTGCCGAAGCGGCGCTCGATCTCGTCGCGCGCGCGGTCCAGGTTGCGGGCCCAGGCACGGCAGGTCAGCTCGTAGCTGTGCCGGTCGTCGTGCACCGAGATCAGCTGGAACGGGGTGGCGGCCACGTCGGTCAGGTACTCGTGCAGGCACATCAGGGTGCCGTCGCCGGGGTAGACGCGGCTCTCCAGGAAGGTGGAGTGGCTGTGCTTGCGGCGCGTGGCGCTGGCGTCCAGGTAGATGCGGCCCCCCGGCTTCAGCAGCGTCTGGTACTTCTTGAGCGTGGCGGGATAGTCCGGGAGGTGCTCGGTGACCCCCAGGTTCACGATGGCGTCGTACGGCTCGTCCGGCGTGTGCTCCATCAGGTGCTCGCGGACGACGCGGCAGGGGAGCCCCTCGCGGTCGATCAGCCCGCGGATGAAATCCTCCGACACGCGCGAGATGGTCAGCGAGGTGACGCGGATCCCCAGGCGGCCCGCGTGCTCCGTCATCGCCCCCCACCCGCCGCCGATGTCCAGCAGCCGGTCGCCGGGCTGCGCGCCGACCGAATCCAGCGCGAACTCGATCTTGCGCGTGATGGCGTCCTCGAGCGGCTCGTCGTCGTGCTCGAAGATGCCCTGCGAGTAGCAGCGGTGGCGCGTGTCCAGGAAGCTGAGAAAGAACTCGGAGTCGTTGTCGTAGTGCTCGGCGATGAAAGCCGCATCCGCCTTGGTGCGCCCGAACATCAGGGGGCGCAGGAAGCGCCAGGCGTAGCGCAGCGGGTGGCGGTCGCTGAGCGACTCGCGGATCTCGAAGGCGCGCTCGAAATCCCCTTCCACGTCCAGGCTGCCGTCCACGTACGCGTCCGCCACCGCCAGCTTGTCCATGGAGGCGAGCGCGGCGGCCGCGCGCTTGTCGCGGATCACCAGGGTGAACACCGGCGCTCCTTCCCCAAACGAGCGGAGCGAGCCGTCCATCATGCGGATGGCGAACGAGGGTGCGCCCGTGGCGGCGATGCGGCGTTCCACCTGGCGCAGTACGGGGATGTCGGTGGCGATCATGGTGTGGGCGAGGGTAAGGTGGGGGCCGCGCGGGAGCCCAGCAGGGCATCCAGCCGGCCTGCTTCGCGCCACCCGGC contains:
- a CDS encoding IS4 family transposase — protein: MRADILAEEWAVITRFLPDNWRELARSTGALRRARQVADADVLLRLVFLYAASGLSLQHASARAATAGLARISSVALMKRMRSAGPWLRALAEAVFAEGARRPSLDAVPAGRRLRIVDATHVRVSGSGVADWRLHYVLGLPTLTCDFAEVTDSTGGETYMRVPVELGDIILGDRGYCHREGVAYVLERGGDVVVRLNSNSFPLLSSKGERLDLLAAMRSLVEHVPGSWPVRFEAGGKEYDARLCAVRKSASAAQQAKERLLKTARKKGRTVREETLELSEYIFVLATPGLDDLSATEILELYRARWQVELGFKRLKSLFDAGSAPNQDAEAVRSWIYAKLLAVLLIERLGEESRLFSPWGFPLGGARESLARVPRSVRRVPSRGRAPLPAQRAAGAGTRSTA
- a CDS encoding ATP-binding protein gives rise to the protein MTAPTDASPPAGSGRAMLHDPEERRLFPRFTPEQLEMLSDYGERVTFPPGARLFEQGDAHQYLFVVLAGEVRITKTAGGEELLLALHQVGEFSGELSILSGGPAIATGTAVGDVEALRIPVPRLRELIVSCAPVAETVLPALAGRVQEVDSELRQQEKLAALGRMAAGLAHELNNPAAAVRRAAAQLDETVDDAQCAALRLHEHPLAPEQQALLDRLHTESRAYCATAAPMRPLERSGLEDEVADWLEDHGVAEAWKLAPTLVEGGVSPARLEEVAEGMGAERLGDTVQWLASTLAAAALLREVVQSADRISFLVHSIKEYSHLDQAPELQEVDLHAGLESTLTLLHHKLKRGIEVVREYDRTLPRVCVYPGELNQVWTNLIDNAVDAMKGAGRLVVRTARDGDHATVEIADDGPGIPQELRTRIWEPFFTTKGVGEGSGLGLDIVRRIVHRRHGGTIRVDSRPGETRFRISLPIAGPPKAGAVVGLVPPGG
- a CDS encoding ATP-binding protein, which translates into the protein MIRPDDLRTVPLLADLAEEELDYLASIAEEREYAPGQAIAPQGAPAESMFIILDGEIQYGQEGMADARLVTRQAGDVTGLLPFSRMTHYVGTVRALAHTRAARIAREHFPEMLRRVPVLEARLIGALTDRVRETTRAEQQREKLMALGRLSAGLAHEMNNPAAALRRATSHMRERLRVLPERTVNLAGCNLGVVQFSSLAALLTRTMTSGPAERLAPLQASEREEEVGAWLEDRGVPEAWTLAVTFVASGMGTAELEELAASLPEKAVRDAVAWLGGGLEAELLLREMEDAAIRISGLVASVKSYSHMDESQARTETDLHEGLESTLTMLAYKTGERRARVERDYDASLPRVWANAGELNQVWTNLLDNALDAVAPGGRITIRTVHRGGDAIVEIRDDGPGIPPEIQERIWEPFFTTKDVGEGSGLGLDIVRRIVVRQHRGDVGVESRPGDTCFRVRLPLRGPGEE
- a CDS encoding FAD-dependent oxidoreductase codes for the protein MAKPVMLAVDDDPEVLQAVSRDLRRRYGERYRIVRAEAGAVALDAVRELKRKNEPLALFLVDQRMPRMTGVEFLEEAAKLFPDAKRALLTAYADTEAAIRAINRAHIDYYLLKPWDPPEESLYPMLDDLMEDWQAGYRPGFEGIRVLGHRWNPEAHALRDFLARHQIPYRWTDLEAQPDPAAALLEAGLAPDTALPAVVLEDGRVLEHTDLATVAEAVGLRTRAEKKFYELAIVGAGPAGLAAAVYGASEGLKTVMLEREAPGGQAGQSSRIENYLGFPAGLSGADLTRRAVMQARKFGAEILAPQSVAGVRVDGPYRQVILADGSEIACHALLIASGVSYRKLDVPGCDELSGRGVYYGAAATEAAAYRGEDVYVVGGGNSAGQAAMYFSNYARQVCIVVRGAGLAATMSQYLVDQIGETPNIRILPHTTVEEIVGHDHLERLTLRNAETGECEQVEAAGLFIFIGAAPHTEWLEGVVARDRNGFILTGPDLPADGRGRPRGWQLERDPFLMEASVPGIFVAGDVRANSVKRVASGVGEGAIAVQFIHRYLAEL
- a CDS encoding 1-acyl-sn-glycerol-3-phosphate acyltransferase; this encodes MDRPITLPLWAAILLFLLAAWAALDRLMVPSVRWLVRQRTNRVIEELNTRLPFEIPPFKLTKRQVLIDRLVYDARVVEAAEAHAREHRMPREVVMAKVERYAREIVPSFNAYLYFRVGYWMARRVARFLYRVRLGWSDEVGLAGIPRGSTVVFVMNHRSNMDYVLVGYLASDRAALSYAVGEWARIWPLHMLIRSMGAYFVRRGSGNALYRRVLERYVFMATQAGVTQAVYPEGGLSRDGALRPPKLGLLDYILRAFDPHGERDLVFVPVGLNYDRVLEDRTLLADVLPGRPKPGRWEAARNSLAFVRRNLWLMARNRWHRFGYACACFGTPVSMRAHCEARGIDPRALHGDERHAVVEELGAELMRAVGAAIPVLPVSLAATVFLRGAGPLSELELKAGVHALAQSAEAAGARVYVPRRDLDYAVTVGLRMLTLRHLVTEDADGLFRPAPGEEAVLRYYANSIAHLLPAEEPAAIAVAT
- a CDS encoding class I SAM-dependent methyltransferase, whose translation is MIATDIPVLRQVERRIAATGAPSFAIRMMDGSLRSFGEGAPVFTLVIRDKRAAAALASMDKLAVADAYVDGSLDVEGDFERAFEIRESLSDRHPLRYAWRFLRPLMFGRTKADAAFIAEHYDNDSEFFLSFLDTRHRCYSQGIFEHDDEPLEDAITRKIEFALDSVGAQPGDRLLDIGGGWGAMTEHAGRLGIRVTSLTISRVSEDFIRGLIDREGLPCRVVREHLMEHTPDEPYDAIVNLGVTEHLPDYPATLKKYQTLLKPGGRIYLDASATRRKHSHSTFLESRVYPGDGTLMCLHEYLTDVAATPFQLISVHDDRHSYELTCRAWARNLDRARDEIERRFGTRLYRVFRIYLWGCADAFRRDLTQAYRVVMRLP